In Plasmodium brasilianum strain Bolivian I chromosome 12, whole genome shotgun sequence, the genomic window AAACATTTTGTTTCTTGTACTATAAAAccttattatgtattatgaCAAATGCTGGGAATCTGTCAAACGATTGTTTTTTACTGCTGTGCATATAGAATATGCGATAAAATAAGGTGCACGACcaagttataaaaatttacacacatatatatatatatatatatatatatatatatatatatatatatatatatatatatatatatatgcagacGCGTAGGTAAGTAGTTGCTATTTAGATTTTATAACCTTTCAACTGCAGCTGTAGTACGTTACTGacgaaaaaaatacaaaggTCAATATTGTCTagtctattttattttaaaaaggatattttaatgtaatttaaaaatataagataaatgtttacatatatatatatatattttttttttttttttgtatccattatgaaaaaaaaaaatttttttgatacAACTTTTTATTcgtattaaaaattaaggaaatcataataagaattattattttgggTAAAAtggtgtatatataaaaaagagataacAAAATGTGCACGTTTTGCAAAAACTACCACTTCACTgctgaaatatataatgaaattaattaCTTGGTGTgtgtaaaaatgtatacatatatgggtatacatatatatattttttacataaaaatatatataatatacatgttCACATAAGCCTGTCTAAACGGTTGTTTTAATTCCCTTTACATTTTGATAAGTTTCCAGGAAGTCGGACCATTCTTCATATGGAGATTTGTCAAAGTTTGTTACCTTCCATAAATCTGGTGTTAAATATCCGTATGTTTTACTTAAAGCGTTGAAAATTGCCTAAAATGGAAAAACGAAAATATACGCGGTGCAATAAGGGTAATTTAACGCGAAAATATACATGtcgatatatatatatatatatatatatatatatatatacatttgtacatatgtgcacGAGTTTATAAGCATTTCCAATGTTCGTGcaaataacataataaaatttttttttatcaattattataaaaaaaaaaaaaaaaaatcaatgcACACAAGAACGCTAATAAaactatatttaaaatgaagAACATAATATctctttataaataaaatttcttacTCTTAAAAAGTTTCCTCtcgtttttgtttttccacAAGACGACGAAAAGCAATCTTTAATTCCTGCAAAATTTAACATTTTCTTTGTTGTTGGTGCACCAACAATTTGTGTACCTCTGGGTGCTGGTACTAAACGAATACGAACACTTCCACATTTTCCTGATACTTTCATAGGTACTGTGTGTGGATCACCAATTTTATTTCCCCAATATCCTCGTCTGACTGGTATTAAAGAAAGTTTTGCAGCAATAATTGCACCTCTAATAGCTGTTGCGACTTCCTTTGCACACTTTACACCTAATCCACAATGACCATTTCCATCACCAATAGCTACAAAAGCCTTAAATCTTGTCCTTTGTCCAGCACGTGTTTGTTTTTGTACAggcataatttttacaacGTCATCCTTCAATGGGTGTGCACATTCATTCGGTTGAAAAAAGTAATCAATAATTTGATACTCTTTTATTGGCAAggaatgtaaatatatttcttcaatTGATACGATTTTTCCTTCCTTCACTAATCTTCCTAATTTCGTTACTGGCACCCAATTTTTCAAGTCATCTTCAGCTGAACTTCTTCCtctaaaaattatgaaccgTTCAGGTAAAATTCAGCATTATTCGAATTTACGCGCGCGCATCGGTGTGTAACATTCATTAGTACTTcacgtatatttatataacaacAATCAAGCATTTAAGTGCACATACacaaatacatgtatatatgaaacaTACCCATTTACAACGATATCtgcatacacatatgcgttggtacgtacgtatgtatgtacatatatatatatatatatatatatattcattattaccTTCCTCTTCCCCTTCCTCTGGCTCCTCTAGGTCCCCTTGGACCTCTTCCAAATCCCCTTGAAAAACCTCCTCTATCTAATATTcgttaaaaaagaaacatatatacatacatatgtatatttttaactgtAATCACTACATACATCTCTTACATACTAGCAACCTTGTTCTCTTTAAAAATGACGCAATCTTATTGTACACAAAGATGTACGCATCCATTGTgcgtgcatatgtatatgtacatcaTGTAAACAAtcatatgtttatgtataacttgataattttttaaaaacagaataaagcaaaataaagaaaaatacagCAAAATATAGCAGAATAAAAcacaataaaacaatatgCGTAAGCAAAATTTATCGTCATAGGTCAGCAAATTTGTAGTTTACCTTCCATTGTTTATCAATTGGATTGTTTAAAAGAAgatgtttgtttatttatataaaaagctttatatttgttttttctttaattttgttaaattatatatacatacatttattttataaacttattatgtatatgtatatattattttgttttgtttttgtttttttttttgaggtGTGGGGGGGGAAAGGCATTCCACTTagaacataatttatattatattttttttttttttttctgtaagtATTCTTAAATgtgatgaaaaaatattaatttttttttttttttttttttttttttattgatatataatttgtttgaTACTTATGCTTTTTTCTCACACGTAGAAATGTCGCTTATCagtttaaagaaaaatatagtccttattatttatcaaaaaaagaagtaaaaacataaaaactttaaataaataaacgaataaataaagataacttagtaaaattataagGTGCATATACTTtccaaaaaatatagtaattaACCTAGAATATTTGCTGTTTCagaaaacatataaaaaaaaacgttTACTTACACAATTTACCGACGTgcatcttttttattttttttttttttagtaaagctcatttatattttcacttTTAAGTATAGTGAGagcaaaaaaaaggggatgaatatatattactgtaAGGAATTTAAACCGTATTATAGTATGCACATAATCAAAAAGCGAGGGTTATTAaattgtacataaatatcGATACGATTTTAAGTATTataaatttgaatatttgtatatatatagtctACGTTTTTGTTGTCTCCTAGGTCCTAAAATACGCAAGTGCTTCAATGAACTTAGCTTGTAGATGGAACAACTTGCTTTGGTGAacgttttaattatttttttttcttatgaaatatttaagaatTGATAAactttaaattattcttaaggttttataaagtaaatatactCAAAGGTGAAATTATCCACTTTTCTCACCTGATATGcaattttattgaaaaaaaaaaaaattacgaacaaaaaaaagtaggaatatactttttttagtATACATATGATGTAGTAATAATACAATTAAACTTTtgttaaaaaacaaataaattcaaCACCGTTTTAGAAGAAAATATGTAGGCATAACGTAATTTTTACcgaaaaattatacattatcttaattatttataacttAATGCAAGCtgcaaatttatttttccaccCATTcgttttttgttatataatcGTCCTTCGTAAAATTTCCTTCACTCCGTtcatatttacacatatatatacatgtatatattttttttttttctgtttccgTGGTAATTGCatattttgtgtatttacataaaggttatgaagagaaaataattttttaaagtaatataaattttaatcttTCCTGCGACTACCTagcaatatatatgtttttgaaAATAGTATGTTGCATTAGGAGAGTTTGTgctatatatttgtaaagcATATATTAGCAGTTTAGTGGCAAtcatttgttcatatgtgtaaaagtattatatttatattgatattgttaattattactttataataggcctatatacatacatatatgtatgtatgtatgaatagAAGTAGCGTGTACAGCATATATAAACACCACACATGTGTACGGTCGTCTGTAcatgttaaaaaatacagataaaattaccaaaaaaaaaaaaaaaaaaaaaaaacaggtTTCATAAAAACTGAATATTTTTGCGAGAACCGTAAGGCAGGataaagatttattttttaactttttattgggaattttactttttctttttttttttttgtttttgtctTCCGTCCATTAGaccaaatatattttaatcaattagcaaaaaatacaaatgttTTTTcgtggatatatatatatatttatatatatatggacatgagaaaaaaaaagactacccatattacaaaaatggaatggatataaaatttttaaaaaataggataaaaaaatgagtGAAAAATATGGTATTAAAAGACTTAAAGCGAGAAAAGCTGTGTCTCCCAATTATGGTGACATGAaccttaataaaaaaaaaagtttaacaAGGTAAAGATTTAAATTATGGATTTGTACATgcgtatatatgaatatatatttatatttatttatttatttatttatatatttacttatgcCCAATATCaattatgcattttttttatggacATAGAGCATGACAGTGTTGCAGATCCGTCTTTGTTTTTATGTAACATAGATATGGAAAGACGtcgaaatttttaattaaatgagTCTTTATTCTgcattatttgtatatatatatatatatatgtacaatacgggaaaaaagaaaaaaaattgtaaacaTGCAACTTTTTCGAAAAAGCATTATTACAGTTCAAAGATCATACAATATGATCACGTTCATCTGGTtaacttaaataaaaattataaaaaaaaaaaaaaatggaaagaagaaagcagaataaataataaaaaaaaaaaaaaaaaattatgtacctTTTTgagtattttatttgaacaaatattttaaagctGTTGCCAGgttgtaatttattatttttttttgtttttttttcaaacttttaagttatattaaaatagcTTACGTTATTAAAAacgtatacgtatataaatacaaatacatatatatatatatatatatatatatatatatatatagtagtttttttttttttggacaaAACATAATAAGCTCTTTTTTGGTAGCAACGTCATAATACATAATTTGCTTGTCTATTTTgggcataaatatatatataataaacacaaaatataaaaaaataaatacataatatataaaaaatatatacattatatataaaaaatatatacattatatataaaaaatatatacataatatataaaaaatatatacattatatataaaaaatatttacatattatataaaaaatatttacatattatataaaaaatatacgcattatttataaataatatatgaataatgcatgaataataaatgaataatatataaataatatataaatagtacataaataatatataaataatattatattataatatatatatatatatatatatatacatatacgggCATATATATtgcacgtatgtacatatacacctatatgtgcatatacagCCAAATCGCCCTTGTTAATACATACTAATTTACAATGTGTGTGTGTAGATGTTTCAGGAGGACCGTCATTTTTGTGGCCGTAGTTGTTGTTATGCTCATAGTTGCCGCTGTTTTGTTAATTCtacattttgtaaaaaattcaaatgcGACAAATGGATTTCCATTTCCAATaggcatatatacatataatgtgataaataaatatgatcaCATTCATGATCCATCAGACGGGAATTTAGTAAGCATAGATCCAAGTATAATTCGAAAGGATGCAAATAAATATCCCTTTACTCAaggattattatttttagatAATGATACATTAATTGAATCCTCAGGATTATATGGTTATAgttatttaagaaaatttaatttatctaCAAGTAAGACAGAACAACATTACAATTTAAAGAGTAATTATTTTGCAGAAGGAATTACAGTATTAGTTGAACCATCcacttacaaaaaatatattttaatgttaatgtataaagaaaaaagagtatttgtttttgatttttattcattcatattAGAGCATATGTTTGAATATGATTTAGATGGCTACGGTTTAACGTCTAACTTAAATGTAGTCTATTCAGAAGAgacactaaaaaaaaataattttgcatCTCGTCAAAAATTGTGGGCAACATCGGGGGATGATTTTCTTTATGAGCTTGAAATTCCCcatgaatttttaaaagaaaagaaattatcTATAgccaaaaaaacaaaaatcaCTTGTGCAGGTTTTTCGATCGAACGTGTTAATGAATTAGAGTATCATTTCGAAACTGATTCTATTtatggaaatatatttttaacggAATTAATAATTGAGTTAGATATCACTAGTGGATCCTGCCTTAAAATAATCAGTCTTCGTGGACTAGTTGAACAATGCGATAACTATGTATGAATTGCATTTTTATAGTTGCATGTGTTTGGTGATATTGGCTATTTATTAccatgtgtgtgtatatgctTATTTGAATTGGTGTATTAATGGGTACATTAATGGGTACATTAATGGATATATGAATGGATGCATGAATGGATGCATGAATGGATGCATGAacgcgtatatatatatatttatttatatgcacaagtatatatatatatttatttgtgtgCATCtgcttcttttcttttaattttataggatgcaaagaaaaaaaacatagaGGCCGTGCCAAACGGTGTAGCAATTAACCCCAGAAATAGAAAAGAGCAGTTACCAAACTTATTAGTAACGGGAAAACTTTGGTCCAAcatatttgaaataaaacttgaaaagaatgaaaaattaagtgCCGGAGTAATTTTGAGTgaatatttcaaattaatAGGAGAAAATctctaaaaatttttatgtgttaAGAGCGGAGCAGTCGTTGTGCACATACGTTCTTATGGTAATGCTCATTccaatatatgtatgtaggGGTTCACAAACATTATCATGTGTAGGTAtttgtattaaaatatatatatatatatatatatatatgtgtgtgtatacttatatacataatgatTCTTCTTTGATACCGCCGTACATTCGAATTTaccctttttaaaattgacACCCTGATAGTTTTTAATTCCATTAGTTAAATGACCATTTAAAATAGAATAGTAgttaactatatttttttatcacaattatatatttttatatgtctttttttttttttttttttttttttttttgtgaatagGCTTTGCAATCATCAATgtacttatttataaaataaaagctcAAACACTTTTAAAACGTTTATTCATTAAAGATGATATTCAtctatatgtgtatgtgtacacCTTTGTGTAAAATGTGTAAAAAGTTATTcgtaaaatatatgcatattcgGAAGCTtcactttctttttttttttgtcttgtTATTTGTGTAATTTTTCACAAGTGGGTAgtatattactatattttaaagtcaataacaaataaaaaatacaaagatAATTGGAATGcagaaaaaggagaaaacaGCAAGGTGGAAAAGCGGTAAAAGTTCAAAGCGGTAAAAGTTCAAAGCGGTAAAAGTTCAAAGCGGTAAAAGTTCAAAGCGGTAAAAGTTCAAAGCGGTAAAAGTTCAAAGCGGTAAAAGTTCAAAGCGGTAAAAGTTCAAAGCGGTAGAAGTTCAAAGCGGTAAAAGTTCAAAGCGGTAAAAGTTCAAAGCGGTAAAAGTTCAAAGCGGTAAAAGTTCAAAGCGGTAAAAGTTCAAAGTGGTAAAACTTCAAAGCCGTAAAAATATCCCAAATAATCctttttatgcattttcagtaaattataaaaacgtCAATGATACGCTGAAATGTCTAAATGTTCGTGAAATATTATTGGCCTGTTCACAATATGTGCCACTCCGTTGTGACATTTCATGTTCGGCCTAATTATTTTGgatttattcaaataaatcGCATGATCACAATTTTTGAAttctccttttatttttaccattaAGTCGTTGTTCATTAAgtttgtaattttttctgGAGCTTCCCTTTTTTCGTTGTACATTAACCACTGcaaaaatggaaagaaaaggagaaaaaaggaatcagaaaaaagaataaaaaaataagaaaagcaAAAGTAATATAACAAATCGGGAAAAGGGCgtttacataaatacatcACTGGAAGCAAACTAAAAGCTCCTTCTTATGCCATTTTTACGAcggcatatatatgtgtatcgGCTCAAAGcatgaatataaatacataatgcaataaatacacatgtatatatatgcacgaaCCCTTTCAAAGGAACAATTCACATAAAATGTGCTTTATCTTTTGAAATGTTTATACTAACTGGTTGGTATGAAGATCCATATAAATCCCTATATAGCCAATAATCTCTTGTGAAATGATTTAAAACAAATTCCgataatttattatcatcGTGATATAACTTATTTAAACTTTCTTTgctaattaattttaacgcCTCATTTGATGGAAGAAATCCTGTATAAGGGCCTTCTAAGGACAACTCATGAATTAGAGATGTACCAactaataaaagaaaaaaataaaataaaaacaaaaaataaagaaattcaAGTGTGACCAGGTataacattaaataataaaaatgtaaaaatgaataagtgtagtaataaatatacgtacataattAACTGTAGACATGTGATTATAAAATGATGTTTAACCATTTGggtgatttaaaaaattcgaaaaaagttttaattcATTGTGTGAGAATATCAAATTAACTAATGTCCTTTTAATAGGTTTGTGTTCAAAACACCAATAAACTTTTCTGTTAATACTTTCTGGGTTGTTTGTTACCTTCTGGGGTTTCCTTAGTCCCCCGCTACGAGTATACAATcttttaataacaaaaatgtaaaatgtgtatttcatattttgtatttacaCGTATTCGCAAATGAGCGAATAAGCACATTGGTAAACAAGTGTGTACAGGTGTTTGCACGCGCATACATGCAATTATAAGCACGAATATACACATGCACATACAcccacgtacatatatatatatataaatatatatatatatatgtatttatttattaagtaGAGCCCTCATGTTggacaaaaaataaaataaaaataattaactgTACACGGTAACTGCTGTACATTTAGTTCAAACATAAAAAcgataaatattaatacattttatgaATGTATGCAAGGCGAATTCACGCATATATTAGCGAATATGTGCAtttccttcatttttatcagcgtccgaaaaaataaataaatgaataaatataatataaaaaatatttaaaatacataaaatacataatatacataaaatatttaaaatacataaaatatataaaatatatatgataggataaaataatgtaGATATTTGTAtccttttatattaatttcaaatttcaatttttttttttaattttttttttttttatcttgaATAGGAAAGTGAAAtaatctttttataaaatgaaaaaacatttaattttaagtaCCATACTGCCTATGCACtgacaaataaaaaaataaaaatcggTGAAATgctatatatttgcatatttaataaataaaaaaaacaaagagaATTTTAATCATACtactttataaaatttttttactttttttattgctcATTTATGTTTGTTGATATTATTgcttcatatattttgttttacgaaaggaaatatatttacgtgCGCAGTGTTAATACAGCAACGTGTGTGTACgttatacatgcatatacatatgtgcgaatatatacacgtatgtatgggtgaatatatgtttgcatgagtgtacatatacgtacacttATACAAGGCGGGAATGTAAGCAAAAATATGCGCAATGTTTGCAAATAGTCTAACGTATTCTTTGCTTGCTTAAGTAACTCTATACGTACCCTTGTTAATTTTACGAATATCACGTGTTAACACAAAACGTCCTTAACGGTTTTTTAGAAAAACTGAAACAACTTGTTACATAACTTATTCAAAATAGTACCTAATCTTTTTTGTAcgaattctttttttttttttttttttttttgtcagcCGTATTTTTGTATCCcattaatatgaataataaacaCTTGGGGGGACCAGTTTGAAACGCTGTtagtttaattttaaatcCCTAATAAGTTATTTTGCaacatgtattttattttattttttttaaataatttaaagagAAGGGATGAAAtaagtgtacatatgtatatatgaatatatatacatatatatatgattaaatatatgtatatgcataaatttcTACGTGTATGTTGATTTTTGAGAGACAGGCGAGTACATTTTAATTTCGACATTTTGTAAAActtgaaaaaacaaaaaacaacagacgaaaaaaacaaaacaacgAAAGAACGAAAGAACGAAAGAACGAAAGAACGTTGCTATTCtttccctttttcttttttttttttgcattattatGCCATGTATGAATAGCTATCATTAAGTTAAGGACGGTTAGGGCAAGAACAAAGACAACTTTTAGAGGAATACATTTACGTAtaccaattttttaaagtaatataaGGAAAAGATGGAGCATATTACAACTGTAGATAAGAACAGCGGTGTAAATAACTTAACATCTTTTAGTAATCAAAAACAGAATTATAATACTAGCATAAGAAATgatgatatatattcaaagaaCGATTTATTCTACTCATTtcacaaaaaatttaatgaaatttttgaattcataaaatatacaaatgaaaataaaaaagatttagAAGATGAAATtgatgaaaatttaataaaaacattatataatttatgtcaagaaattttaaattatattaatcatATAAATGATTTTGGTAATATGAACTTATGTAATAATGACCAAGAATTAATTATTGAATCGtatgaaaattttgttcGTCATTGCAAACAGTACAATGATAAACTTCAAGTAAAGCAGttagaaaatgaaatttcAAATTTATTAGATCTACTCTTTAATAATACATCAGGTAACGGgacaaaattatttgaaaaatttataaaaaaaagaaaatattttgatgggacaatttttttttttttttctttggcCTGTAACGAAAACGATCTTATGCTTATATAGAGAAGGACTGATTTATAAtctcttaaaaatatttttccctttttttttttttcttttttacagaagctgtaaatatattgttctcagctaattccttttttgtcGATCATGTagaaaacttaaaaataaagtaagaCAGTTGAAAGATATTTGATgtgtaaatatttgttatgtCGTATTGCTGCTTTACCGTTTTGCTGCTTTATTATTTCACTACTTTGTTCTTTTGTTACgttgctatttttttctcttatagATTTTATATTCTCTGTTTTTTTCCCGCTTCTAATTGTATACACGTATCTTACTCTTGGTTTTGCAGGTTGACGGAAAGGAATCAAAAAATAGAGTTTGAGAATGAAAGgttgaaaaaattagaattagAAGCAAAAGTTGAGGAGTATGATGCAATTTTTGACAAGAATAAGGAAAAGGTGAGGAGCTTACACAGATGAATATGTGctcatgtatataattaccacatacataagtacatacatgaataatacaaaatttattcTGCAAAAAGATTAACTGTGTATAACTGTTATTCAGATACGTGTAAATGCATATTGGTTTGTAGTAGCGTGCgtgcatatgcatatatatatatatatatatgcatttattttatatgtacatgtgcgAACATTAACGAAGATATCGtcgtaattattttaaaaattttgttattttgaaGAACAACGAAATGGATGAAACATtgaaaaaacttaaaaaggAAATCAACAAGGTACGCTTAAtcgatataataaaatagccGAATGAACAAGCTCAAAAATGAGTCTTCGattattttgataatttatgttatattatgtaatattattttattttatgttatttgttttatttatttttattttattttatttttttttttattctttctcCTCTCTTTCTTCCACATAagttaagagaaaaaatagaaaaatacgACAACTacatgaaaaagaaaagaaaggaaatAGACATAAATTTTTCAGACACATTAGACTGCAAAGAgagaattaaattattagagGAAAAGTAAGAAGAAGACTTAGCTATGTTcatgttattataaatatatatttacatcaTGTAGGTTATGCGTaggtatatattatgtacatatatatatatatacatacgtcaACACTTAGACACaccctttttttatatatatttgtgttgaTTTTCATTTTAGTATAAAATCAGCAGATAGGAATATGAAAACTACCCAGTTGTCACCACTTAAGATAATAGAGAAAACGGatgattttattattctcgAATTTACGGTAATTATAATGTTGTTTGGTTTTAAGTTAAATTGTCCGTTCGTAAATGTCTAGCATTTGTTACTGTCAATGCTACTACTACAACAACTACTACAACTACTACAACAACTACTACAACTACTACAACAACTACTACAACTACTACAAcaactactactactactacaacaactactactactactacaaCAACTACAACTACTACAACAACTACAACTACTACAAcaactactgctactactactactacaaCTACTACAACAACTACTAcaactactactactacaaTTACCACTAATGTTGTTGTTTTATCGTTCTTCTCTTTCATTTCCAGACAATACGTAATGTAATGCAATTCAAAGTAAACAGTTATCATTCAGAAAATGTCCAAGTAGAAATAAATCCGTGtgatcaaaatattttatcttatataaatgaaaatataaaaaaatgcaaagatATATCTGAgattacatatttaattaaagagGTACTTCTATATGAACTTTGCCTTCCCTCGATAGTCATTCTTTTTTGCTAGTGAATACAtcacctttttattttaacgcATCTTATATTTGTACTTAATATGtggttttactttttctgtTGAGTAGTATTTCTACTGTATGAACTTATATTGTCCATACTCCTCTATCGtagtgtatttatttttacagattttcttttttcactttGTAATTCGTAGGCaatatacttaaattttCTGGACATTTGAGCTCATCCTTACTTCAAAACAGTTCGGGGATTAACCAtacgaatttttttttatatgtctGTAAAATTTCTTCGTTTACGTggacatatacatatgtacgtaaataaataaatacaaataaatacaaatatat contains:
- a CDS encoding heme detoxification protein encodes the protein MKYTFYIFVIKRLYTRSGGLRKPQKVTNNPESINRKVYWCFEHKPIKRTLVNLIFSHNELKLFSNFLNHPNVGTSLIHELSLEGPYTGFLPSNEALKLISKESLNKLYHDDNKLSEFVLNHFTRDYWLYRDLYGSSYQPWLMYNEKREAPEKITNLMNNDLMVKIKGEFKNCDHAIYLNKSKIIRPNMKCHNGVAHIVNRPIIFHEHLDISAYH
- a CDS encoding glutaminyl-peptide cyclotransferase, with translation MSEKYGIKRLKARKAVSPNYGDMNLNKKKSLTSVADPSLFLCNIDMERLVVMLIVAAVLLILHFVKNSNATNGFPFPIGIYTYNVINKYDHIHDPSDGNLVSIDPSIIRKDANKYPFTQGLLFLDNDTLIESSGLYGYSYLRKFNLSTSKTEQHYNLKSNYFAEGITVLVEPSTYKKYILMLMYKEKRVFVFDFYSFILEHMFEYDLDGYGLTSNLNVVYSEETLKKNNFASRQKLWATSGDDFLYELEIPHEFLKEKKLSIAKKTKITCAGFSIERVNELEYHFETDSIYGNIFLTELIIELDITSGSCLKIISLRGLVEQCDNYDAKKKNIEAVPNGVAINPRNRKEQLPNLLVTGKLWSNIFEIKLEKNEKLSAGALQSSMYLFIK
- a CDS encoding 40S ribosomal protein S5, producing MDAYIFVYNKIASFLKRTRLLIEEVFQGDLEEVQGDLEEPEEGEEEGRSSAEDDLKNWVPVTKLGRLVKEGKIVSIEEIYLHSLPIKEYQIIDYFFQPNECAHPLKDDVVKIMPVQKQTRAGQRTRFKAFVAIGDGNGHCGLGVKCAKEVATAIRGAIIAAKLSLIPVRRGYWGNKIGDPHTVPMKVSGKCGSVRIRLVPAPRGTQIVGAPTTKKMLNFAGIKDCFSSSCGKTKTRGNFLRAIFNALSKTYGYLTPDLWKVTNFDKSPYEEWSDFLETYQNVKGIKTTV
- a CDS encoding hypothetical protein (conserved Plasmodium protein), producing MEHITTVDKNSGVNNLTSFSNQKQNYNTSIRNDDIYSKNDLFYSFHKKFNEIFEFIKYTNENKKDLEDEIDENLIKTLYNLCQEILNYINHINDFGNMNLCNNDQELIIESYENFVRHCKQYNDKLQVKQLENEISNLLDLLFNNTSEAVNILFSANSFFVDHVENLKIKLTERNQKIEFENERLKKLELEAKVEEYDAIFDKNKEKNNEMDETLKKLKKEINKLREKIEKYDNYMKKKRKEIDINFSDTLDCKERIKLLEEK